In Fragaria vesca subsp. vesca linkage group LG5, FraVesHawaii_1.0, whole genome shotgun sequence, the genomic stretch GTTCATGAAGTTAATGTTCGTGTTGCTAGAGATTTCAAGAAACAAAGTTTTGGAATGGATCATCATGTCAAGAAGGATCAACCAAGATTTAAGGCCAAGGAGGTTGAGCTTCTACACCACTACCCTAGCTTTGGAGGATCAAACAAAGAACATCTTGCGTTTGCAAATTTTGGAGCTAAAGAAGAGAAGGCAAAACAAGAAGAAGAAAAGCCACGAAAATCCCTGGATGTGTTTGGATCCGAAATCATGAAGAAGGGAGAAGACATAGTGGCAATAAATCTAGAGAGGAGACTTTCCATGTTATCTTGGGATGCCATTCCAAAACCTCAAAGCCACTCAATTACTTCTGGAAATGATGAAATGAGCAATGATGATAATGAGAGTGATGCTAGTTCTGATTTGTTTGAGATTGAGAACTTAACCGGAACCGGTCAGCCATTAATGTTCACAAAGCAAGCATCTGACGGATTGACGTCCATGGCTTCCCCAACCAAGTACGGGTCAAGTGAGGCCAGCATTGACTGTAGTGTTGTCACAGCTAATGTTTTCTCAGCTGCAGTTTCAGATTACGGTAAGAAGAACTTAGTGCCGGCGAACCAACTGCAACATCAAAGCTTGGAATCAATGTGGAAAGTAAGGAAATTTACAATCTGAGGCTAACTAAGGTGAAAAAGTTTCAAGTGCACATGCAATGCTGTCTGCTGTCTTGTACAAGCAAGTAGGGAAAATGTGAAACTTTTCCAATTGTAGGTTAATCTGCAGCAAATAATGTACGTTTCAAAATTGAGACCAGCTTTACTTTTGGATTGTCATGTTTATGTCTTTCATTTCAATCCTACTTGCATTTGCTACACAATCTCGCATGTTATGTTTGTGCATAATATCCAAATTCACGCTCTATTGTAGCTCGATCCGTCTCGCATGTTATGTTACTAAAACTGTTAATTTCGATCATGCATGGCATCTTCGACAAGATAACAACATAACATAACTTGAACACTATACAAAATATCTATAATGTTATTCAAAGGCAAAACATCCCAAAAAACACTATGAAGAGATTCCGGACTTTTGGGGCCATTTGCACCAAAAGATTAATAATACACACTTTAACCAACAAATCTCCCAACTTTTAAAGTTCAAAGTTTATCTTTGTTCTCTTGATTTACAAACGGGTGACCTTTCATGTTTTGGAGCTTTCTAATGACTTTACCAGAACTGCTTTCCTCAATCCACCTTTGCCTCACTCATGATCTTTATGAATATACAAGTCTAGAAACCAAAAGGCCCTACATGGAGAGCTTATGCATCACAAAGTACTAACAAGCAGTCGAAATCCAATCGCAGTTGGCTGTATTTTCAGCCCAACATTGGCACGTTGCTTGTGATCAGCTTGAAATCTGAGAAGAACTTACCAGTTTGAGAGAAAAAACAACTACAAAACACAGCTTCTGTCATTTCAATGAAGCTATACACTGATACCAAATTAGAGAAACAAATCTGTAGGTGTAAAGGGTATTAACAGAAAACAGAAGAGCCCCTGCGTTAAACAAATCCACCTGTTCCGGGTTCTTTGTCCATTAAAGGCAATGAATTTTTCATGGTATAAAATTAAAGGTGACAGACTGACACCTTTGTTTGACATAGATAGAGGTAGGAGGTCTCAATGAAGAAGATATTATTGATTAGAATGATATGTGGAATTGAAACACACTAAGGAATGTGATCATAATGACCCCTTTAATTAGGATATGATCCAACTTGTTGGGTGGCAACATTCAATTCTCTAACCATCTTACAACCAGGTGGATCCCATGCTTCTTTTCTTCTCTCACTTTCATGCAACAGAAACTTGTGAGGACATTTAGGCAAGTTTCAGTGCAAACCACGTTTTGTCAATCCAAATATCCAATTCCTTTCTATCGTAATAATTGAATAAATGTTGTATCAGATTATATATCAGCAAACATTGATGGAAAATAAACTCGTCCCAACTTCTCTTTTTTTCGCAAAGATGATCTTGAATGGATTTTTCGCAAATATGGACCACGGAAGTTACTGTAAGAAGTGACTCCTGCAGTGCTACTCACTCAATAATGTCTGTTTGCGTAGTTGAAGGACTATTTTGCCAAAAAACTGCATGCTTTCTGTCTGCATCATATATAGTCGCTAGTAATGGAAGATTTCATTGAAATGTCACCAACAACTTTCATTTGGTTAGCAATAACCTTAAAAGTTCCTTATCAAGGAACTGGTAAATCTTTAAGAATTGGGAAGGCAGATGCAGAATGTGATAAACAGCGAATAAAGGAAATGGTAGATAAGCCATGAATGCAGATGAAAGCTGGAGTAACAAACAAAACCAAGCAACAAGTGAAGAAAGGTAAACTTGTGAAGCTGAGTAGGGACCAATATGTATAGGTTGGGTTAATGCATGGTACCCTGATCGATCAGTACCTATATCAAAATCATGAGGCATATATAGTCACCCTGGACCACTGTCCCTCTAGTTCTAGGGGATCAAAGTTTGGTTCGTCTAATAAAAGATGGAGAGGTGCAAGACGACAACCTAGTCGCCATACATTGACTGAGAGAAATTTAACTAGAAGAATGGTCAAGCAAGTTAAGAAATTTATTAAATAACGGTTTAAGCTCTATATTAATTAAGCTGGTGATTAGCATGAACTGATTAACTGTCAATTAGTAGTGAGAGATGGCAGAGGAAACCAGAGTGATCCTCCATGGAAACAGACTTAGCCCTTATGTTAAGAGGGTGGAAATGGCCCTCAAAATCAAAGGCATACCCTATGAGTTTGTGGAAGAAGATTTGAAGAACAAGAGTCCATTGCTCCTCAAGTACAACCCTGTTCACAAAAAGATTCCTGTACTTGTCCACAATGGAAAACCCCTTGCTGAGTCTCTTGTCATCCTTGAATATATTGATGAAGCCTGGAAAACTAGCCCTCAACTTCTACCAGAAGATCCATATAGAAGAGCCCGAGTTCACTTTTGGGCTAGCTTTCTGCACCAACAGGTGACACTAGCTAGCTACATGTAGCTTTTAGCTATTCCTGCTTGATAGAACTGTGAAAAAAGATGGTTCAGGATTTCTAGATTTTCTAGTAGTTTAGAATCTAGAAAAAGTATGCCAATTAAGTATTTTTCATTTTCTGTTAATAAGCGCAATAACAATATCAATCATTTAGGTTGTAAAGTTCATGTAATCATGTTGGTATTTAGTTCATATATTCAAAATTACTGTTTGATTTGCTCCTTAGTATAATCAGTTATGCCTACTTGAGGCCAAAAATATAAAAAAAACATGGATAGTCTGAAGACACACAACTATGCTCTAGACAAACAAAGAATTGAGTGACTTTTCCTCAAGCTAGTGAACTGAAAAACATGCTACTGTGGTTTGGTAATGCAGTTGTTTGAGGCCATTGTCTTAGTGATCAAAACAGACGAAGAAGCACGACAGAAAACGATCAAAGAAATGTTTAACAAACTGAAGTTACTCGAAGACGGAGTGAAGGATTTATTCTCAGATGGCATTCCTTTGGTGGTTGACAACAATATCAATGTAGGTCTACTAGATGTGCTCATGTTTTCTATCTTTGATTCATATGAGGCTCATGAACAAGTCCTTGGAATAAAGGTGATAGACCCTGAGAAGACACCAGTAATATATTCCTGGATTAAATCTATAAATGAGCTACATGTGGTGAAAGAGCTGCATATCCCTCATGAAAAAGTGCTGGCATCTGTCAAGCTTTTTAGAAAATTGTCTATGAATTCTACTGCAGAGACTTGACCAAGTACAGAATACTGAATGTATTTACTACTTGTTAAACTCTGTAATGTTACTGTATCGCAAACTTGGTTAAATAAGGTTGTAATGCTATTGCCTGCTTTCAAATATTTATCTCTTTGGATCTCTAGCAGTAACAAAAAATATTGTTGAGTGAAAAATATGTAGACCATGTGCCAAGTTCAGGAGCAGTAGTGTGTATAGTCTGATCTTGTCAGATGATAGCTACTGTGAATTAATTAAGGTAAATATCTTATCCTATAGAACAGTAGAGAAAATCTGTATCCAGCCAGACTATCAAAATCAAAACCATGAGCTAAGCATCCAAGCAAAAACCATATATAGGAGAGGGAGAAAGAGCTAGACAGGAAATAAGTGAGTAAAATGGTAGAGCAAAACAAAGTGAGCTTATATGGAATATGGGCTAGCCCATTTGTTAAGACGGTGGAATTTGCTCTCAAAGTGAAGGGTATACCCTATGAATATCTGGAAGAAGATTTGTGGAACAAAAGTCCATTGCTCCTCAAGTTCAATCCTATTCATAAGAAGGTTCCTGTACTTTTTCATAACGGGAAAGCCATTGCTGAGTCTCTTTTGATCATCGAGTATATTGATGAAACCTGGAAAACTGACCCTCAACTTTTACCAGAAAATCCATATGAAAGATCCCAAATTCGCTTCTGGGCAAGCTATATGCACCAGGTGAGTAGATCCTCACTTTTCTGATTTTACCAGTATTCTTAGTCTCTTGTGATCATATTAGGAGGCATAGAGTAGATCAAACATCCTATCTTTTCATTAGTCTAGACTCTAGTGTGACTTGTAAACATTTCATTCATTTTATTTGAAATGCATACATTTCATGCAGTTCTGCACAGGTCCCAAATTCATGAACTTTTCTATTGTGTTTGTAGTTTGTACTTATTAAAGCTGATATGGATTCTCCCCAAATCAAGTCTGATTTCAATCAATTGTTATCTTCCTAATTTCATTGTAGAATCATCAATTGTGATCTCTATTGATTGCTTTGCATAATTGTAGCTATTCCTAAAATACTAGCTATAGGATCTGTATATATCCAGCTATTGTAAACCATTTTCAATCAATGAAAACCCATTTCTACAGTACTATCACAATTTATAATTCCTCCGCTAACAAAGTAAAGAAGTCTCAATGTGTGCAGGTGTTCTGGGCCTTGGCGGTAGTGGTTAAAACCAGTGGAGAAGCACAAGAGAAAGCCATCAAGGAAATGTTTGAGAAATTAATATTACTTGAAGAGGGACTCAAGGGTTTGTTCCCAGACGGCTATGTTGCATCAGCTGATGAGTTTAGCAAAAATGTACTAGAGTGGATCATGTTTGCATTCTTTAGCTCGTATGAAGCTGTGCATGAAGTTCTTGGCATAAATGTTACTGATCCTGAGAAGACTCCACTGTTATTTTCCTGCATAACAGCTCTGATGGAGATACCTG encodes the following:
- the LOC101308678 gene encoding glutathione S-transferase U10-like — encoded protein: MVEQNKVSLYGIWASPFVKTVEFALKVKGIPYEYLEEDLWNKSPLLLKFNPIHKKVPVLFHNGKAIAESLLIIEYIDETWKTDPQLLPENPYERSQIRFWASYMHQVFWALAVVVKTSGEAQEKAIKEMFEKLILLEEGLKGLFPDGYVASADEFSKNVLEWIMFAFFSSYEAVHEVLGINVTDPEKTPLLFSCITALMEIPEVKESCYPHEKMVAFLKSLREYALKTTTA
- the LOC101311196 gene encoding protein PHYTOCHROME KINASE SUBSTRATE 1-like, which encodes MEREANKATTPTTHTRDASFSSYLTRAEGNLVFKSPALNLSKRIDQDGEISVFGAERYFSMMLEDDSPRVLVDYNNTSRAGLQLEKQTKTSRQGTPSACSNASWNNQTDYLPSWRRNQSPNKKKNVNGKKIFSGFVCSGSCSDQKSIHVHEVNVRVARDFKKQSFGMDHHVKKDQPRFKAKEVELLHHYPSFGGSNKEHLAFANFGAKEEKAKQEEEKPRKSLDVFGSEIMKKGEDIVAINLERRLSMLSWDAIPKPQSHSITSGNDEMSNDDNESDASSDLFEIENLTGTGQPLMFTKQASDGLTSMASPTKYGSSEASIDCSVVTANVFSAAVSDYGKKNLVPANQLQHQSLESMWKVRKFTI
- the LOC101311484 gene encoding glutathione S-transferase U9-like, whose translation is MAEETRVILHGNRLSPYVKRVEMALKIKGIPYEFVEEDLKNKSPLLLKYNPVHKKIPVLVHNGKPLAESLVILEYIDEAWKTSPQLLPEDPYRRARVHFWASFLHQQLFEAIVLVIKTDEEARQKTIKEMFNKLKLLEDGVKDLFSDGIPLVVDNNINVGLLDVLMFSIFDSYEAHEQVLGIKVIDPEKTPVIYSWIKSINELHVVKELHIPHEKVLASVKLFRKLSMNSTAET